The region tcctcaagtgtcgttttaacgatcgcttcggtggaattgtgcggaatgagtctataacaaccctggaaaatttcgtcgaattccgatggaggaatctctggcaatccacgatataccggagccgtgtCCAATCTGGACGAGAATCTAGACGAGTTTGGGGCGTGGTGTCCTGCTTCTAGCTCGGacatcctttggaatatccaactgttgatcggctgtggaattcctatatctaccacccctcaaaatttcagctcgatccgaccgttcgaactccgggaaccttccgattagtacatcacttttcagatctgttttatgcgcgaaaacgaatccgacccgagtttgtcttttttatgaacgggatttcggacatcctttttgaaggaagttttgtatggggtattgtgttttgtgaacacatcccactaactttaaaatcttttgaacatgatcttcaacatcatgctggtgtcaaaccagtccggcaatattgctccacgactgccgacctgcgttagacacgtcgtcaccttgttgagccgagctcaacttcttcggatcatcatctcggcaagccgaacaagagtccggcatcgcgaaggataaatcatcatcaacatcgccgccccatggattacacggagcgggcataccggcatcgccgcacggtcgcttcatcaagccgtcatcgaccacgtcacgacctgcatcggcagggccgcactgttgctttttcaagctggtgtccatcacgccgacctacttcaactcatcggctgacaccgaggcttcatcatgttagctggaccgggggcttcgtcatctcttcatcaacctactccggagacttcggcgtcgctggccgaccagctccgtcatgttagctggaccgagggctttgcctcggcgagccaacctttgccagcatcgccatgccgttgctttatcgcccatcaggcgacaggtgtgcggatcgagtcccaattttgggaatcacctttctttggattgctacaacaaataagccaggtgctattaatcctagtattttttacttgtttgggttcatttttcccaacgaattattactctggtttgtccatcatatgtacgcatgtctatcaaatggtggccacattaacgaggtcgcatggtggttcggtcagtttccatacatagtccggcaaacgccgcatccggaactcgaaccgacctgtgaattcaggccttgccatgcctttaccgcatcatgccGCCGCCCTGCatggacattgacttcggcgccaggccatatttcttttattactcactctgCATAAATTActtgttatgcaacgatttttttatcattattactattatctacggtttgcactattttttgtgcacaggaaaatgatccagccggactatatcctttggcgtcacctcgcctggacggggggcttcatcaacacttcataACCCCAtgacggggacttcggcatcaccttgccgtcctgcattgaccgtgctatgtcaccacttcggagtgccgagctctttgctccgccacctcgggaccggcttgggggatgggaccttgtcccgcatcaggctcggaccgcgtcatcaataccgaacacattaaccagctaagttgccttcatgctcaaagttttaaatttttagcttgtgttcggctcgaccaagcattatacttttttgaaaaaaaagttgcttgtaaaaatttccttgtccaaactttgtttgtgacgcacaaattcaaataccccgtttacttgggggcttccttcatgaagctttttcctcttgcatatgattatacttgtacgggttcgttccttgttcgtgtattacgccacaatatgcaccatattgacttaagcgatttgcaagttgggttgcctggctcctgtgcttacccctacgttcccgattgttcggctagggagtaaagggagcacctctgcgattgtcacgatcgggtcacccgagccggacctcagactgggtgaagccgaaagctagcgctcttattgtttttaatcatggtcggcacacaacggaactcatgagtacaaaaaatctattgcacaaagtctcatagtaataatgagcaccgaagaaaggtatcggtgggggtactattttcttcgaagatgcttcttacactttgttagtaatatagcataagttccctaagcgcgctttgtctgttacagccttatggcctgattgcctggttatcggaaacaccgtcgatattctcgacaggtggagtacataacacttttcggcccttgccgaagagggagaagccgacggtcggttaagacgcgtacaaagttcgggtgaacatagatatgatacaagtacttcggtacatacaatcattcttttacccaagtcactgggGGCTCTCATGTTTATCTGAGCCGTTTTTTAATAAGTGTttctcttcttagtcgttgcaaagtttttattattatttatcactcctttttttgacacaagtgtgcggtcactagccggggagcctaatttctctctcaaagccgctagagtttagtttgctaaactgacctagtaagaagtactccgccttagggataggaggttgaaaccgtaggctgacccgcttgaagttttgagataggatgtgtcatgttaaagaacGACAGAAGAacatttttttttctaaagtccaattttcggattggcaccgaacacttgatctagttcggacattaaccttctgaataagttttttggcttttcgagcccacgacactttttaactatttgtgtgttttcagcacaagtctcgcagtgcaacgccggacacctttagagattcggcaaaaacattcttggatattgctctatatgcatcggtttcgaatggtgtcttcggtcaatagttcggttgcccggctcctgcgcttgccccctacgttccgctttgttcggctaggtgtgcaaagggagaaccactgcgattatgcTTCTAGCTCAcatgttaagcaccttagtggagaaagtcgaaaactggctgtcacaataagcgtaaactggtcagcgatccgatgacggtgttaaacgacgggccattcataacaatggccgaagtttttacggcttgaccttgactgtcaccgaacactaccgggggctattaactggcctcccaaactaaatcctcgatattttgctcttacattggagctgaggtttcatgatcatgcttagcatgacaacccaaagaaaggaaccgatagcgggactattttctttggaagacatttcttctgttaaacaacaatataatctctctgcgtacctttgtttataaaaccgtatggccagattgccttgtttgtcgtaaatctttgcccttataaaggctttataaaatcggacaaacactcctcggctactggccgaggaggttgaagccgatggtcggtcaacaaagttttgtacaatgcggatccgagcattagtgACATAAAATACTTGGAtatatagagtcattacacataatttgtgattttactatggatatcgatccttaattcggcctcccgtgcccgcattaaggctcgggggctactgggcttcgggcttattatttacaaatattaaaggggcacatcgatcccctgatctggtgttgccacccgaccagtgtctcgggggctactgcattgcctgtccagtgtagaaaattttaagtgtaatacagtctccgaggagattttgatcctcaggttggtcggccgcacccaacctgagtcttgaggactgagcgcgtcgctttttgtgtcccgaagtattctgccgagctaggacttgatcctcagaccgattttgcaaatcaacctgagtctcagcagctacggggatcagcggtcttatgtcatccttcatgtgcatctcgggttttagaccgatacccaccttgagggctactggctatgtatctcggcagagaataaattgcaccaatcaaaaatattgacaaaaatcggcccacattcggggtggtgcaccacctcggaagcagtccggcataaagctcgggcgctagtgtctGGCTCCATAGAGGACGTTTCCGGCATTAagatcggctaaactccttcaaactcctttgaaccaaggtgatttacgacacctcggatacagtccggcgttggagctcggatacatagtccggcgttagagccgggaagcagtccggcattggtgctcggctgcaaaagatacctcgaatgcagtccggcgttggagctcggacgcaagaggacattgccgcccgggaacaacttcaaactcgaggtgtggcataaaaataacaaggcattgataaaggccggaaacttaaaggggctcctcggatacccgacgtgtaaactcgtcgaatgcatttcggcgatcctcaagatcgaagataagaagatttgttgaaccagtcaagaccgacgactgaagatgaagaacggctcggaagaatcgaggagcgtccctaaacttgaagaccggttcagggggctactgacggtatcctggactagggggtactcaccacgtcatctccccgatctgttagattgggccgaggacccccatggccgtatactcatgggccagtccggtcagctgccgcatacaagggagattccgcaagacttggcgatcaagacaaggactcctcccccaccagcgtattcggctaggactcttgttatcctaggcctctggtgcattatataaaccaagtccaggctagttgatagagatacacaataatcataccataggctagattctagggtttagcctctctgatctcgtggtagatcaactcttgtactacccatatcatcaatattaatcaagcaggagtagggttttaactccaccgagagggcccgaacctgggtaaaaacatcgtgtcccttgtctcctgttatcatccgcctagacgcacagttcgggaccccctacccgagatccgccggttttgacaccgacaccacctgTCTAGTGTTCTTCCATCAAAGCTTGAAAGTTGAAGCCACACGGATGAACGTCTATGAATCTGACAAAGAAGCGCGTGCAGATTTTGAATGGACAGCATTAAAATGGGACGCGTGGGCTTACGCGTGCGTAGAGGGGCCCAAACGGCTCGGCACATACGGCTCCTCCCCTGTTCGGCCTTACCCCTAAAAAAAcccttcaaaaaaaagaaaaagaaagacgcaTAATTGTATGGGGCTTCCTCCTCCTCGCAGATTTTTCTTCGAAGCGGGGGCCggcagcgacggcgacggcgatggcgatgagcCGGACGCGGCGCACCTCCGGCTCTCCGACAGGGATACGAATTGCTCGGCGGTGTGGAGTCCCAGCTTTGAACCCCTTCTAATTCGACAGCTGCACTCGCCCTCTCGCCTCCGGCTAACAATCCCCTTTTTGTCTCTGATTGATCTCCGTCCTGAGGCTGAGTGGTGCCGGAGATCCGGGCTCTGACGACCCTGGAAGTCGCCTGGCGGTAACACTTCTCAAATCGGGTTATGCATTGTAGACTGTTCAGTTCGTCAATTGGTGGTTCTATGAGATGGGTACTCTGTAGTGTTTAGTTAATGGCCAATTTCTGATCTAGGAAGCAGAAATTTTCTGGTTTCGAGTAAACCACAAATTTTAGCATGCTATACTAAATGGTGCCTTCTTAGTTTAAAATCGTTTAGGCCATGTTCGGTTGACAGGGTTGTGGAGGGGTTTTGACAGGGATTGAGGTGGATTAAATCCTCTACAAGTCAAATCCCCCCCAAATCCTCTCCAATCCTCTTAGGGCAGGGTGTAACCGAACAAAGCCTTATGGTAAGACCCCTCGCATATCGCATCCATGATTAAGACCTTGCTTGGTTGTAGTGGAAGTGTGGAACTAATCCACCTAGGGATTAGGTTGATCCCTTCTTGCCATCCAATCCCTGCATACTGATCCCCTCTCTGTAGATCTCGTTTAGTTCTCCTAAACCCAGGAGCAGCAATGGAGATGAGCAACCGCAGGGCCTTGGCAACTCAAGGGGAAGAGAGGGAGCAGCCTCGCCACGCGTGGATCCGTTCTACGGATTAGAGGCGATTCTTTTGCTCCCCGTGGATTGGAGGAGATCGACGTGGTTTGGGCCGGGAATTCCCCCACCATGGCCCAAACCAAGCACGTCAACTGGGATCCATGGGGAACAGTTCCCCATCGGAATGAACCACGTGGATCGGGCTGCGATCCCAGACGATCCATGTGGATTGCATCCTAACCAAACAAGGCCTAAAGTGGATGGTTCTTGGTCTTTTAAAAAGATCAGTGCCAGTTAATGAGTGTTTAGGATCTGGACTGAAGTCGTTGCCTCGTGAGTAATCAATCACCAAACCATTTACTAGTGCAAAACAACACCCGTTATAACGCCTAAAATTTTAAATACTATACTATGAGTTGGTGTTGAAGCCTCACACCTTGAGCACAACTACCATGACATTTCATATTTAATCACAAATCAGATTCATCATCTTTCATATGTCCAACAGGAGAGAGGCCTTTTGGAGGCCGGGCTACCTGTAGGCCGTTATCTATACCATACGATTGTAGTGTTGCGATGTGTGCTGCTTGTTTTTCCCACGTGTATACATAGCGTGTCAGGTGAGAATACATCTGTGCCATGGGCTGCTTGCGCTATCTGTGTACATCGGCCTCAGTTCGGCTAGGTGGTGCAGCACATGTGCCTCGTGGGCTGAATGTTACAGGCCAGTGGGGGGCTGGTGGTTCATTAAATGGGATTGATGGACCCATGTGATGTTACATATTTTCCTAAAAAACAATTAGGTTTCCTGGATGCAAAAGTTTTTTTTAGGGGAGTTTCCTGGCTGCAAGTGCAATGTACAGGCTTGTCTCACTTTAGACCAAGTCATCGCCTTCCTTCCGCGGACAGGGCAAGGGGGGCGGTGCGCCATGGATGGGATGGAGTTCTTGGAGGAGGGCGATTCAGGGTAATGTATCAGTCAGATCTGGCACTTTTTTTTTGAAGACGTAGATCTGGCACTTTTTGTTCTGCTTTTGATGTTGGAATAATAGAGCCTAGAGGGTGTTTGTGATTGGTACGTAGCATTTTTCGGTATGATTCCCCTAGCACAAAATGGATCTAACACTGTGTTCTATTGGATTGTGTTTGCAGTCTCGTTCTCGATTGGATGCGGGGTCTATCTTAGGGGGAGGGGTTAAACGAGTGGGATCGGTAGTGGCTTCCATTCTCGGGGCTACATGCAGATGGTGAAGATTGGATTTCTTCCGATTCAAAAGACGCGTGTAGGGGAACTGAACCTGAGGGAGGAGGACGGCACCCTGAGGAGACAGTCGTGAAAGAGGAGATTAACAACTCATTCAACGGTGCAAGCAGGTGGTGGCCGATTCGGACGAGACGTCCCCTAAAAATATGAGAGGTTCAGCAGCCAAAGAAGTTGGCGCAGAAGACAGTTGGCAGAAGGGGTGGGCTTCTCGAAATCACCAGGCTCCTGCTGGATGAGAAGTTGGTTAACTTTGTGATCTGTGCCGTGATTTGttatctctgtataaaatggtagcTCATGATGCAGTAGCGTCCATTCATTCGAAGCTTAGGGGCTAGTTAGGAGTTAGGACATCTATAGCAGTGCCTGCTTCCGTTTTCTGATTCAACATCAAACAAAATGTGTGATTCAACAAAAAAGGTGTCCATGTTAAACTCTGGAGAATTAGGATTGATAAGGCAGGAGATGAGAGGGAGAACAATCCCAGCATTGTGTTAAGCTTCAGTTCGTGCTTATGCTGGAAAGAAGGCGGATAATGTTGTTAGTACGGCAGTGGGGACTAGCTTCGATTTCGTAGAAGAAGGACACGAGTTTTACAGCCTATACTCTTGGGAGATCGGCTTTGGTGTCTGGTACGCAAAGAGCCGACTCAATGTCCATCGGATAAAGTGCATGCAGGAGATCATGTGTGCTTGCGCGGTGAGCTGAACTGAAACTGGCTAATGAGTCTTTTCTTAAGTGATGACCTCCATTACACATGATTTTTTTTATGGCTGTGCTAAAAACTTAAAATGTGATAATACTGACTGATTCGAACATCATTTGCAGGGTAAACCGCTTCAGTCGATACATCGTGGCTGCACTGCTATGATGATGCGGCTATTGAGATCAGAATATAATGGATGTTACGTGTGCAAACACAGGTCAGATACTCTGCACCTACTGTGCCTGGAAACTGTAAAACTAGGGGATAGTAAATTGGAGGCATACTCTCTGGCTATGGAAAAATTAAGAGATGTCAAAGCTGCACTGGAGCCTGTTGCTGCCGTGTTCGAGGGTTTGGGATTGTCGGACAGTGAGATGGCAGCTGATTCTGTAGGGTCTGGGATAGGTCATAAGAAGAATTTTGTTATGACAGACTCGGCACATAGTGGTTCCCATTGTCTCGACGGCTTTGCAGCTTGGTCCAGGAAATGGCCAGTGGGGGGACCTGCCACCGGCCGCGACGAAGCACCCTATGAACAACCCCACTGAGAGGTCCAGGTTTTGTTCTATCTACAGGTTTTACATGTCCACAAAGGTGTGATGCCAAAAGCACCTAGAAAGTCTCCTTGCTGCTCGAAATGTCATTTGAGAGGACACAAGAGGAAGACCTGCAGCAATTCTCCCAAGAATGACGTGCCTGAATGATAAGAGAGGCTTATTGAGATGTTTACTGCCATGATGCTTTCAGCAGTCTCAGTCAATCTGCGGTCGTTGATCACTTGTAGCTCTGCCTAGATTTGCATCTGATGAACATGTATAACTTCGGTGTC is a window of Triticum dicoccoides isolate Atlit2015 ecotype Zavitan chromosome 2B, WEW_v2.0, whole genome shotgun sequence DNA encoding:
- the LOC119367423 gene encoding uncharacterized protein LOC119367423; this translates as MQEIMCACAGKPLQSIHRGCTAMMMRLLRSEYNGCYVCKHRSDTLHLLCLETVKLGDSKLEAYSLAMEKLRDVKAALEPVAAVFEGLGLSDSEMAADSVGSGIGHKKNFVMTDSAHSGSHCLDGFAAWSRKWPVGGPATGRDEAPYEQPH